One Microcoleus sp. FACHB-831 DNA segment encodes these proteins:
- a CDS encoding AarF/ABC1/UbiB kinase family protein produces the protein MPSGRTGQKAEGNNYPDKAYRWNSERYSRQRRFLDIWSFVLSLLFKIWRYNKAWSYPGGVTEAKQAARRRAQAIWIRETFLDLGPTFIKVGQLFSTRADLFPSEYVEELSKLQDKVPAFSYQQAESLIEQELGKKVSELYHSFERIPLAAASLGQVHKATLHSGEEVVVKVQRPGLRKLFTIDLQILKGIARFFQSHPDWGRGRDWVGIYEECCRILWEEIDYLNEGRNADTFRRHFRAYDWVRVPRVYWRYTSPRTLTLEYVPGIKVSHYEGLEAAGIDRKAIAQLGARAYLIQLLNNGFFHADPHPGNIAVSPDGALIFYDFGMMGKIKSGIREQLLETLFGIAQKDADRVVASLVELGALAPTDDMGPVRRSIQYMLDHFMDKPFENQSVSQISEDLYEIAYDQPFRFPATFTFVMRAFSTLEGVGKGLDPEFNFMEVARPFAMQIMADGNGSEGNSFLNELGRQAAQVSSTALSLPRRIEDTIEKLERGDLRIRVRSIESDRVLRRMSSIQLLTNYTLLISAFILSATILYVSNHGGLALVMVLIAGALGVVLIRLIMRLDRFDRMF, from the coding sequence TTGCCTTCAGGAAGAACCGGACAAAAAGCTGAAGGAAACAACTATCCAGATAAGGCTTATCGCTGGAATAGCGAACGTTACTCACGTCAACGGCGCTTCCTGGATATTTGGAGTTTTGTTCTAAGCTTATTGTTTAAAATCTGGCGTTACAACAAAGCCTGGAGCTATCCAGGTGGAGTCACTGAAGCAAAACAAGCGGCCAGACGCAGAGCGCAGGCTATCTGGATTCGAGAGACCTTCTTGGATTTGGGGCCAACTTTCATTAAGGTGGGTCAGTTATTCTCAACGCGGGCGGATTTATTTCCCAGCGAATATGTAGAAGAACTTTCTAAACTGCAAGATAAAGTACCTGCCTTTAGCTATCAACAGGCTGAATCTCTGATCGAGCAGGAGCTAGGCAAGAAAGTTTCCGAACTTTACCACAGTTTTGAACGGATTCCCCTCGCCGCCGCTAGTCTGGGTCAAGTACATAAAGCAACTCTCCACAGTGGTGAAGAAGTTGTCGTTAAAGTTCAGCGACCTGGCCTGCGGAAGCTTTTTACAATTGACTTACAGATTCTTAAGGGAATTGCGCGGTTTTTTCAAAGCCATCCTGACTGGGGTCGGGGTCGCGACTGGGTGGGGATCTACGAAGAGTGCTGCCGCATACTCTGGGAAGAAATTGATTATTTGAATGAAGGCCGTAATGCGGATACATTTCGCCGCCATTTTAGAGCCTACGATTGGGTGCGCGTGCCCCGCGTCTACTGGAGGTATACGTCGCCCAGGACGCTGACTCTGGAGTATGTTCCGGGAATTAAAGTCAGCCATTACGAAGGGTTGGAAGCAGCTGGGATAGACCGCAAGGCGATCGCTCAACTCGGCGCTCGTGCCTACCTGATCCAACTGCTCAACAACGGCTTTTTCCATGCCGATCCCCATCCAGGCAATATTGCAGTTAGCCCCGACGGTGCCCTGATTTTCTACGATTTCGGCATGATGGGCAAGATCAAGTCTGGCATTCGGGAACAGCTGCTAGAAACCCTATTTGGCATTGCTCAAAAAGATGCTGACAGGGTTGTAGCCTCTCTGGTGGAACTGGGGGCACTAGCGCCAACTGATGATATGGGTCCTGTAAGGCGCTCGATTCAGTATATGTTGGATCACTTTATGGATAAGCCGTTTGAAAACCAATCGGTTAGCCAAATTAGTGAAGATCTCTATGAGATTGCCTACGACCAACCCTTTCGCTTCCCGGCTACTTTCACGTTTGTGATGCGTGCCTTCTCAACTTTGGAAGGCGTAGGCAAAGGATTAGACCCGGAATTTAACTTTATGGAGGTGGCAAGACCATTTGCCATGCAGATTATGGCTGACGGCAACGGTTCGGAGGGCAACAGCTTTCTTAATGAATTGGGACGCCAAGCGGCTCAAGTCAGCAGTACAGCTTTGAGTCTGCCCCGGCGGATAGAAGATACCATAGAGAAATTAGAGCGGGGAGACCTGCGAATTAGGGTAAGGTCTATAGAATCAGACCGGGTTTTACGGCGAATGAGTAGCATTCAGCTGTTAACCAACTATACTTTACTAATCAGTGCTTTCATCTTGTCAGCCACCATCCTCTACGTTAGTAATCATGGAGGGCTGGCGTTGGTAATGGTGCTGATCGCGGGTGCATTAGGAGTGGTATTGATCCGCTTGATTATGCGCCTAGACCGATTCGATCGTATGTTTTAA
- a CDS encoding ComF family protein translates to MSVFLQASCPLCQRATSSEFCQYCDRQLQSCQLPNPSQFWQCELPVFAWGVYGGAIKRAIAALKYDNQPQLARPLSQWLAEAWLKSSLSIPHLTVVPIPMYAKKQQQRGYNQADLLAQYFCDYTKLPLQQLGLERVRETEALFGLSASGREQTLMDCFALGKGFKRRRPTGSVLLLDDIYTTGATARAAAETLKQQGIKVYGLVAIATPPRTRQAESKNKN, encoded by the coding sequence ATGAGTGTTTTTCTCCAGGCTAGTTGCCCGCTTTGTCAGCGTGCAACTTCGAGTGAATTCTGTCAATACTGCGATCGCCAACTACAATCCTGCCAATTGCCAAATCCCAGCCAATTTTGGCAATGTGAATTGCCTGTATTTGCTTGGGGTGTTTATGGCGGTGCCATTAAACGCGCCATCGCCGCCCTAAAATACGACAACCAGCCACAACTAGCGCGTCCGCTAAGTCAATGGCTGGCTGAAGCTTGGTTAAAATCATCACTCTCAATTCCCCATCTAACTGTTGTGCCCATCCCTATGTACGCCAAAAAGCAACAACAGCGCGGTTATAACCAAGCCGATTTGCTGGCTCAGTATTTTTGCGATTATACCAAGTTACCTTTGCAACAGCTAGGTTTAGAACGAGTGCGCGAAACTGAAGCTTTGTTTGGCCTATCTGCCAGTGGGAGAGAACAAACCCTTATGGATTGTTTTGCTTTGGGCAAAGGATTTAAGCGTCGTCGCCCAACTGGATCTGTACTGTTACTAGATGATATTTACACTACTGGGGCAACAGCAAGAGCAGCTGCCGAGACGCTGAAGCAGCAAGGCATTAAGGTGTATGGATTAGTAGCGATCGCTACTCCCCCCCGCACCAGGCAGGCGGAAAGTAAAAATAAGAACTAA
- a CDS encoding Stp1/IreP family PP2C-type Ser/Thr phosphatase produces MKRRFIGLTDPGLVRSVNQDDYHIDTDGRYFIVADGMGGHAGGQEASQIATQAIQKYLDKNWDSRENSQLLMEKAFYEANQGILQDQFDNPERADMGTTAVLLLFRRDQAWCAHVGDSRLYRMRGSQLEQITEDHTWVARAMKAGDMSPDQARVHPWRHVLSQCLGRKDLRMVEIHAVDAQPGDRFLLCSDGLTEELSDSLISGYLQSNAACDKAAEALVNAAKEKGGRDNITVVIVASDESSQNQS; encoded by the coding sequence ATGAAACGTCGCTTCATCGGCCTCACCGATCCGGGACTCGTGCGGAGCGTAAACCAGGATGACTATCACATAGACACTGACGGACGATATTTTATCGTTGCTGATGGTATGGGAGGGCACGCAGGAGGCCAGGAGGCGAGCCAGATCGCCACACAGGCAATTCAGAAGTATCTGGATAAGAATTGGGATTCTCGTGAAAATTCCCAACTGTTAATGGAAAAAGCTTTTTATGAAGCGAACCAGGGCATTTTACAAGACCAATTCGATAATCCAGAGCGTGCGGATATGGGCACTACAGCAGTGCTATTGCTGTTCCGGAGAGATCAGGCTTGGTGCGCCCATGTAGGTGACTCTCGTCTATATCGAATGCGGGGTTCACAGTTAGAGCAGATTACTGAAGACCATACGTGGGTAGCACGGGCGATGAAAGCTGGTGATATGAGTCCCGATCAGGCTAGGGTTCACCCTTGGCGTCACGTATTATCCCAATGTTTGGGGCGGAAGGATCTGCGGATGGTTGAGATTCATGCCGTTGATGCCCAACCGGGCGATCGCTTCTTGCTTTGCAGTGATGGTCTTACTGAAGAACTCTCCGATTCTTTGATATCTGGATACCTCCAGTCGAACGCAGCCTGCGATAAAGCAGCTGAGGCTTTGGTTAATGCTGCTAAAGAAAAGGGCGGTAGAGATAATATCACTGTAGTTATTGTTGCTAGTGATGAATCGAGTCAGAACCAATCTTGA
- a CDS encoding DUF6825 family protein translates to MSNPVVHAFFIGRAVAQAINEQAENALTNALSELGKFDAEQRERLREFTQQVMERAEREAQANQLGRTTTSIVPTGSQPVDLQATIDELRAEIARLRAELQAYRSRSL, encoded by the coding sequence ATGAGTAACCCTGTAGTTCATGCCTTTTTTATCGGCAGAGCGGTAGCACAAGCGATAAACGAGCAGGCAGAAAATGCCCTGACCAATGCTCTGAGCGAACTTGGCAAATTTGATGCCGAACAGCGAGAGCGCCTGCGGGAATTCACGCAGCAAGTTATGGAACGAGCGGAGCGCGAAGCCCAAGCAAATCAACTGGGCAGAACTACGACAAGCATCGTGCCGACTGGTTCCCAGCCAGTCGATCTGCAAGCGACAATAGATGAACTCCGGGCAGAAATAGCTCGTTTACGTGCAGAGTTGCAAGCCTATCGCAGTCGCTCGTTATAA